The Deltaproteobacteria bacterium DNA segment TACGGCTTCAGAAGCTTGGTCTGTACTCGCTCCAATATGGTGGGTGCCATAGACGCTGGCTTCTTGGGTTAGCGGTGAAGTGAACTCACTGTCACCGGCACCCGGTTCGTTGGCAAATACATCAAGACCTGCTCGAAGTTTCTTGGCTTTGATGGCCTCAACCAAGGCTTCTTCGTCAACCATCTCGCCGCGGGATGTATTGATGATATAGGCGCCGGTTTTAACAGCCGCCAACACCGCGGTATTCACGATACCTTTTGTTTCGTCGGTAAGCGCGAGGTGAACCGTTAGTGCATCGGCATCTTTTGCTGCGTCAACCGGCGTGGCTGCGTAATCAACACCGAGGGCCGCAGCTTTTTCAGGTGTGAGCGAGCGGCTCCACGCTTGAACTTTCATTCCGAAGGCCAACGCGCGGGTAATGACCTCTTGTCCAATTTGGCCGGTTCCAAGTACGGCAAGGGTTCTGCCACTTAAACCTCGGGCTTTTGAAAACTTTTTCTTGGCCCATTTTTGTTCTCGTAAATGTTGGACATTATCAGCCAATCGCCGGTCACAATTAATGAGGTGACCCATGGTTAACTCAGCTACGGCGACCGCGTTTTTACCCGGACAATTCGCAACATAAATCCCGCGGTCACTGGCAAGAGCGACATTAATGGTGTTGGTACC contains these protein-coding regions:
- a CDS encoding hydroxyacid dehydrogenase; amino-acid sequence: MKILLADKLSEHVTQALGDLGTKVVVDPALKDESLTAALKEHNPNVLVVRSTKVQSEQLQAADNLAVIIRAGAGTNTINVALASDRGIYVANCPGKNAVAVAELTMGHLINCDRRLADNVQHLREQKWAKKKFSKARGLSGRTLAVLGTGQIGQEVITRALAFGMKVQAWSRSLTPEKAAALGVDYAATPVDAAKDADALTVHLALTDETKGIVNTAVLAAVKTGAYIINTSRGEMVDEEALVEAIKAKKLRAGLDVFANEPGAGDSEFTSPLTQEASVYGTHHIGASTDQASEAVGDEVFRIIRIFREEGWVPNCVNIAESTPATHALIVRHVDKVGVLANLLNQLKEEGINVQQMENIIFKGAAACARIQLADPPSAASLSTIDSNPDVFSTSLVNLENS